One stretch of Cellulomonas wangsupingiae DNA includes these proteins:
- a CDS encoding helix-turn-helix transcriptional regulator — MATEERRRPQTGETVHNRIAVLRAERGVSRRELADALGVHYQTVGYLERGEYSPSLHLALRIAQFFDVPVEVAFSLEPFPRIGAS, encoded by the coding sequence GTGGCGACCGAGGAGCGGCGCCGGCCGCAGACGGGTGAGACCGTCCACAACCGCATCGCCGTGCTGCGGGCCGAGCGGGGCGTCAGCCGACGCGAGCTCGCGGACGCGCTGGGGGTGCACTACCAGACGGTCGGGTACCTGGAGCGCGGCGAGTACAGCCCGTCGCTGCACCTCGCCCTGCGCATCGCGCAGTTCTTCGACGTGCCCGTCGAGGTGGCGTTCTCCCTGGAGCCGTTCCCGCGCATCGGGGCGTCGTGA
- a CDS encoding ABC transporter permease, giving the protein MSTPAPRAWAVRTGLRRGVTEFRHMLRNPEDLGWNVVIGIGVLVYLVTQRDTIIPGSGGLSLPSLALPGILAATVLFGMAMGPAFALSAEVEDGTVLRLRTTPRGTTTYTVGIVVGQVLAALPMLAILLVPWPFLLGDPMHQGAGGWAALAGWLLLGTLATLPVGIVGGALAGRPTRVMMFVMAPVVVLAFLSGVFGPQTVPPWAEWAVQAFPLYWLAHGLRSTSLPAGAEGLELGGAWHPEIAALVLLAWAVAGLVAAPVVLRRMNARQTASALTDRLQTLMHG; this is encoded by the coding sequence ATGAGCACGCCCGCACCCCGCGCCTGGGCCGTCCGCACCGGTCTGCGCCGCGGCGTCACCGAGTTCCGGCACATGCTGCGCAACCCCGAGGACCTCGGCTGGAACGTCGTCATCGGGATCGGCGTCCTGGTGTACCTCGTCACGCAGCGCGACACGATCATCCCGGGCAGCGGCGGCCTGAGCCTGCCGAGCCTCGCGCTGCCCGGCATCCTGGCCGCCACCGTCCTGTTCGGCATGGCCATGGGCCCGGCGTTCGCCCTGTCCGCCGAGGTGGAGGACGGCACGGTGCTGCGGCTGCGCACCACGCCGCGCGGCACGACGACGTACACGGTGGGCATCGTGGTCGGCCAGGTGCTCGCCGCGCTCCCCATGCTCGCGATCCTGCTGGTCCCCTGGCCCTTCCTGCTCGGAGACCCCATGCACCAGGGCGCGGGAGGCTGGGCCGCGCTGGCCGGGTGGCTGCTGCTGGGCACGCTGGCCACCCTGCCCGTCGGCATCGTGGGCGGCGCGCTCGCCGGGCGCCCGACCCGCGTCATGATGTTCGTCATGGCCCCCGTCGTCGTCCTCGCGTTCCTGTCCGGGGTCTTCGGCCCGCAGACCGTGCCGCCGTGGGCCGAGTGGGCCGTCCAGGCGTTCCCCCTGTACTGGCTCGCGCACGGCCTGCGGTCGACGAGCCTGCCCGCCGGCGCCGAGGGTCTGGAGCTGGGGGGTGCGTGGCACCCCGAGATCGCGGCGCTCGTGCTGCTGGCGTGGGCGGTCGCCGGGCTCGTCGCAGCGCCCGTCGTGCTGCGCCGGATGAACGCGCGGCAGACCGCGAGCGCCCTGACGGACCGCCTGCAGACGCTCATGCACGGCTGA
- a CDS encoding ABC transporter ATP-binding protein, producing MEPTRNAAVRVAGLRMAYGGRTVLDGVDLDVEPGEVVALLGPNGAGKTTTVEIIEGFRRRDAGDVEVLGVDPEHGDDAWRARIGVVLQSWRDHRRWRVRELLAHLADAYRPYARAGLARPRDVDDLLARVGLTAAAHQRMATLSGGQRRRFDVAVGLVGRPDLLILDEPTAGLDPAARREFHELIHEVVDLDGTVVLMTTHDLAEAETVADRILLLAGGRIVADGSPAAVARQVAGPSEVRWSVGGARQVHSTHDPVGFTRELLAGGDVEDLEVVHATLEDAYLEIVRHHEARSTRPDLEVSR from the coding sequence ATGGAGCCCACCCGGAACGCCGCTGTCCGCGTCGCCGGCCTGCGCATGGCCTACGGCGGCCGCACCGTGCTCGACGGCGTCGACCTCGACGTCGAGCCCGGTGAGGTCGTCGCCCTGCTCGGGCCCAACGGGGCGGGCAAGACCACGACGGTCGAGATCATCGAGGGGTTCCGCCGGCGCGACGCCGGGGACGTCGAGGTCCTCGGCGTGGACCCCGAGCACGGCGACGACGCGTGGCGCGCCCGGATCGGGGTGGTCCTGCAGTCCTGGCGCGACCACCGCCGGTGGCGCGTGCGCGAGCTGCTCGCCCACCTCGCCGACGCCTACCGGCCCTACGCCCGCGCCGGTCTCGCCCGCCCGCGGGACGTCGACGACCTGCTCGCGCGCGTCGGGCTCACCGCGGCCGCCCACCAGCGCATGGCCACCCTGTCCGGTGGTCAGCGCCGCCGCTTCGACGTCGCCGTCGGGCTCGTCGGCCGACCCGACCTGCTCATCCTCGACGAGCCGACCGCCGGGCTCGACCCCGCCGCACGACGCGAGTTCCACGAGCTGATCCACGAAGTGGTCGACCTCGACGGCACCGTCGTGCTCATGACGACGCACGACCTGGCGGAGGCCGAGACCGTCGCGGACCGCATCCTGCTGCTGGCCGGCGGGCGCATCGTCGCGGACGGCAGCCCGGCAGCCGTCGCCCGTCAGGTCGCCGGCCCGTCGGAGGTGCGCTGGAGCGTCGGCGGTGCGCGCCAGGTCCACAGCACGCACGACCCCGTGGGGTTCACGCGCGAGCTGCTCGCGGGCGGCGACGTCGAGGACCTCGAGGTCGTGCACGCCACGCTCGAGGACGCGTACCTCGAGATCGTCCGCCACCACGAGGCCCGCAGCACCCGACCGGACCTGGAGGTCTCGCGATGA
- a CDS encoding VOC family protein, with product MLTPYLTVHDARAAIDFYAAAFGAVETGERYEEDGRIGFVALAIDGAALYLSDEAHEYGAWAPRSAGHATAAIALGVADADAVYARAVAAGATVDREPSDQGDERRGWLVDPFGHRWVIASPLVA from the coding sequence ATGCTGACGCCCTACCTGACCGTCCACGACGCCCGCGCCGCGATCGACTTCTACGCCGCAGCGTTCGGCGCGGTCGAGACGGGCGAGCGCTACGAGGAGGACGGTCGCATCGGGTTCGTCGCCCTCGCGATCGACGGCGCTGCGCTCTACCTGTCCGACGAGGCGCACGAGTACGGGGCGTGGGCGCCCCGCAGCGCGGGCCACGCGACCGCGGCGATCGCGCTCGGCGTCGCGGACGCCGACGCGGTGTACGCGCGCGCCGTGGCAGCCGGCGCGACCGTCGACCGCGAGCCGAGCGACCAGGGCGACGAGCGCCGCGGGTGGCTCGTCGACCCGTTCGGCCACCGGTGGGTGATTGCGTCGCCGTTGGTAGCGTAG
- a CDS encoding S9 family peptidase — translation MTTPPDGGPSAATPFHDLDAYVALPRLSGLVLSPDGSRLVTAVQTLDRKRTAYVTALWEVDPAGERPARRLTRSAKSEASAAFTPAGDLLFTSARPDPDAQDPDEDPTPALWLLPADGAEARVVADRTAGLGGVQVATAAPTVLAVSDVLPSAADAADDDRLRKARKENKVSAILHTGYPVRYWDHDLGPASPHAFVGTLGDDVAAPLAGERDPRLELSDVTPDARIALLEHSPALSPDGRTVVTPWNRAVARGVMRMHLVAVDVATGERRVLVDDEAADIGHAVVSPDGRWVAYARETVSTPEQAPAVELWVVPLTGGEPRRLAADWDRWPSGPVWLPSSDGLLVVADDDGRAPVFHVELSTGAVTRVTSDDAAFSDVQVSPDGRTAYALRASYEAPAHPVRLDLAAALAAGPVAGEPLRSPAPDVALPGRLEEVVTTAADGTRVRAWLALPDGAGPDARAPLLLWIHGGPLSSWNTWSWRWNPWLMVAQGYAVLLPDPGLSTGYGQDFVQRGWGAWGAAPYTDLMAATDAALERDDLDPERTAAMGGSFGGYMANWVAGHTDRFRAIVTHASLWALDQFGPTTDAAYYWGREMSPEMALEHSPHRFVGDIVTPVLVIHGDKDYRVPIGEGLRLWYELLSASGLPADDEGRSPHRFLYYPDENHWVLTPQHAKVWYGTVEAFLAEHVLGRTGDDAVAYPEVLG, via the coding sequence ATGACGACACCTCCCGACGGTGGGCCCTCCGCCGCCACGCCCTTCCACGACCTCGACGCGTACGTCGCGCTGCCTCGCCTGTCCGGGCTCGTGCTGTCCCCCGACGGCTCGCGCCTCGTGACGGCCGTGCAGACGCTCGACCGCAAGCGCACCGCGTACGTCACCGCCCTGTGGGAGGTCGACCCCGCGGGCGAGCGGCCGGCGCGGCGGCTGACCCGCTCGGCGAAGAGCGAGGCGTCCGCCGCGTTCACGCCCGCGGGAGACCTGCTGTTCACGAGCGCTCGCCCCGACCCGGACGCCCAGGACCCGGACGAGGACCCGACGCCGGCGCTGTGGCTGCTGCCCGCCGACGGCGCGGAGGCGCGGGTCGTCGCCGACCGCACCGCCGGCCTCGGTGGCGTGCAGGTCGCGACCGCGGCGCCGACCGTGCTCGCGGTGTCCGACGTGCTGCCGTCGGCCGCCGACGCCGCGGACGACGACCGCCTGCGCAAGGCGCGCAAGGAGAACAAGGTCTCCGCGATCCTGCACACCGGGTACCCGGTGCGGTACTGGGACCACGACCTGGGGCCCGCCTCGCCGCACGCGTTCGTCGGGACGCTCGGGGACGACGTCGCCGCGCCTCTCGCGGGGGAGCGCGACCCCCGCCTCGAGCTGTCGGACGTGACGCCCGACGCGCGCATCGCGCTGCTCGAGCACTCGCCCGCGCTCAGCCCCGACGGCCGTACGGTCGTCACGCCCTGGAACCGCGCCGTCGCGCGCGGCGTCATGCGGATGCACCTGGTCGCCGTCGACGTCGCGACCGGTGAGCGCCGCGTGCTCGTCGACGACGAGGCCGCCGACATCGGCCACGCCGTGGTGTCCCCGGACGGGCGCTGGGTCGCGTACGCGCGCGAGACGGTCTCGACGCCGGAGCAGGCGCCCGCCGTCGAGCTGTGGGTCGTGCCGCTGACCGGCGGCGAGCCGCGGCGTCTCGCCGCCGACTGGGACCGCTGGCCGTCCGGGCCGGTCTGGCTGCCCTCGTCCGACGGCCTGCTGGTCGTCGCCGACGACGACGGCCGGGCGCCGGTGTTCCACGTGGAACTGAGCACGGGCGCCGTGACGCGCGTGACCAGCGACGACGCAGCGTTCTCCGACGTGCAGGTGAGCCCCGACGGGCGCACCGCCTACGCGCTGCGCGCGTCGTACGAGGCGCCTGCCCACCCGGTGCGTCTGGACCTGGCGGCCGCGCTCGCCGCCGGCCCCGTCGCCGGTGAGCCGCTGCGGTCCCCGGCCCCCGACGTCGCACTGCCGGGGCGCCTCGAGGAGGTCGTCACGACGGCCGCCGACGGCACGCGGGTGCGGGCCTGGCTCGCGCTGCCCGACGGTGCCGGCCCCGACGCCAGGGCGCCGCTGCTGCTGTGGATCCACGGCGGACCGCTCAGCTCGTGGAACACGTGGTCGTGGCGCTGGAACCCGTGGCTGATGGTCGCGCAGGGCTACGCCGTGCTGCTGCCGGACCCGGGCCTGTCCACCGGGTACGGCCAGGACTTCGTCCAGCGCGGCTGGGGCGCCTGGGGTGCCGCGCCGTACACCGACCTGATGGCCGCGACCGACGCCGCGCTCGAGCGCGACGACCTCGACCCCGAGCGGACGGCCGCGATGGGCGGGTCGTTCGGCGGGTACATGGCCAACTGGGTGGCCGGGCACACCGACCGGTTCCGTGCGATCGTCACGCACGCGAGCCTGTGGGCCCTCGACCAGTTCGGCCCGACCACCGACGCCGCGTACTACTGGGGCCGCGAGATGTCGCCCGAGATGGCGCTCGAGCACTCGCCGCACCGGTTCGTCGGTGACATCGTCACGCCGGTGCTGGTCATCCACGGCGACAAGGACTACCGCGTGCCCATCGGTGAGGGCCTGCGCCTGTGGTACGAGCTGCTGTCCGCCTCGGGCCTGCCCGCCGACGACGAGGGACGCAGCCCGCACCGCTTCCTGTACTACCCGGACGAGAACCACTGGGTGCTCACGCCGCAGCACGCCAAGGTCTGGTACGGCACGGTCGAGGCGTTCCTCGCCGAGCACGTGCTGGGACGCACGGGGGACGACGCGGTCGCGTACCCGGAGGTGCTGGGCTGA
- the dcd gene encoding dCTP deaminase, whose protein sequence is MLLSDRDIRAELESGRVALDPYEPGMVQPSSIDVRLDRYFRLFDNHKYPFIDPAAEQPDLTRLVEVDRGEPFVLHPGEFVLGSTYEQVTLPDDVAARLEGKSSLGRLGLLTHSTAGFIDPGFSGHVTLELSNVATLPILLWPGMKIGQLCFFRLTSPTENPYGSAAYGSRYQGQRGPTASRSWQGFHRTDV, encoded by the coding sequence GTGCTGCTCTCCGACCGCGACATCCGCGCCGAGCTCGAGTCCGGGAGGGTCGCCCTCGACCCCTACGAGCCCGGCATGGTCCAGCCGTCGAGCATCGACGTGCGCCTCGACAGGTACTTCCGGCTCTTCGACAACCACAAGTACCCGTTCATCGACCCCGCGGCCGAGCAGCCGGACCTGACGCGGCTCGTCGAGGTCGACCGCGGCGAGCCCTTCGTCCTGCACCCCGGCGAGTTCGTCCTGGGGTCGACGTACGAGCAGGTCACGCTCCCCGACGACGTCGCCGCACGCCTGGAGGGCAAGTCCTCGCTCGGCCGGCTCGGTCTGCTCACGCACTCGACCGCCGGGTTCATCGACCCCGGCTTCAGCGGGCACGTGACCCTCGAGCTGTCGAACGTCGCGACGCTGCCCATCCTGCTGTGGCCCGGCATGAAGATCGGTCAGCTGTGCTTCTTCCGCCTGACCTCCCCCACCGAGAACCCCTACGGGTCGGCGGCCTACGGCTCGCGGTACCAGGGGCAGCGCGGCCCGACCGCGTCGCGATCCTGGCAGGGGTTCCACCGGACGGACGTCTGA